GACATGCCAAGACAGAATTTGAACCACCATTTAACCCAATTCACTACCCAAGTTAACCCATTAGCTACAAACTaaccaaaacccaaacccaTCATACTTACCCAAActcaaacccaaaaattaagCCCAAAAACATCCCAACCGTCCACCCTTcccaaatcaaaaaaaaaaaaaacctaacctTTCACCCATCAAATCCTAAGCTTTCGCCTATCACATCCTAGCCATCTTTTCACCTAGAAAACTACAACCCCCATACCCCATTTTAATTCATCCCTCTCTCCCCAACCGTCTAccctttttcaaattaaaaaaaatatcctTTCACCCATCAAATCCTAACCATCCACCTATTTTTCACCTAAGAAAACCCAACCCCTTTACCCTCATTTTGACCAGTCAAATTCTTctaacaaaaacaaacaaaaacctTTCTTTCAGATATTTATTTCTATCTTTCTTCATAAACCCCTTCCCTTTTCACCACCACTCACCaccattcaaaacaaaaacgaaaaaaCCCGATTCACCGCCCCACCATGGTCCGCACCAGCGAACGCGCGACGCAAGAACCACCATCTGCGGTTAACCGGCGTCAAAATCGCTTCTCTGCTCCGCCCTTTGTAACCATCGACTCCGACAAGTCTCCTCCCTCTTCGTCGCCATAACCACGTCTTAtagaagaaatcgcagcccaactCCGATTACCATTGTCTACCTGCCCCATGAGCCACCTATTTCGAACTACCATTCTCCAAGCAACCAAAATGAGCCGCCAGACTCATCCGACAACCACGATCACCTTTCCTCCCGATCAAACTTATGTGCGCAGCAACCTACATGACCACAGCCTTCGAGAAGAATTTCGCAACCCCCGAACGACGGCATTGAACCACGTTCGACGCAACGTTCACAAACCTGTGCTTGGCAATAGCCACCGTTGGCTGGTTCATCAACTCCAATGgcaaaaaatgttgaaaatagtGGAGATGGAACGGATAATGACGGAAGTCGAGCATCTGCCCATAATGACATTGACTTTTTCCCACGTGAGCGCGGTCGATTTCAGAAAGGAAAAGGATTTATACCTCCAGAGAATAGATTCTGTGGGAATCTAACGTTCACCAACTCGGCATACCAAGCACGATTCGAACAAATCCAGCATCGCCCTCTTCCGATATGTAAGCACGTACACCCATTCTCATTATATTGTTTAGATATTAAAGAATctgttaattaatattttgaagcTATTGGATAGACAGATTTTGCTGCCATTAATGAACCTACATATTATGAGTtggtttctaaattttattctaCATATCATTTTAACCGCTCTACTAATACCGTGGAGAAACCTCACGCTATCTCTTTTTGCTTACTTGTTGTGCATTATAATCTATCAAATTCTAAGTTTAATGTTGCTTTAGGATTCATTAGTGAGGAATAATTAACAACTGATGACTATCACGAATCATATCTCGACATACCACCTGACTTTGACACTAATGAAGCTTTGGCATTGTTAACTAAAATGAGACAAATATCGTACGACCCGAAACATTGTAAAGACATAGGAATTCATAGTCCTGCACTtagatatatacataaattcattgctttcaattttttcgaacGTAATGATGCATCTGCCTCTTTAACTAAGACTAAATTATTCTTTCTATGGTGCATACATTTGGGCAGGAAGGTGAATTTAGGCTATTGGTTTGCTATTCAGTTTTAGCATGTTTTGCGATCGAATCGGCCACTAATTTTGGGTACTTACATCACACGTTTAGCATCCAATTTGAATCCATCAGCtatcaattttagttctttGAATTTGGCATATAAAACAAACTCTTTAAATACGTACTGCTTGGATTCCATGGGGTTACTTGTCGGTAccccttcttctttttattttgttcctcTAATTACGAGAACAGATCGGTCGCATAGAGTGTTCTAACGAAGACACCAGCACGAAACGGTGCCTCCAACTTCCGTTGAATCTCGGTTGACTCGAATCGTGGAAGGACTCGAATCTTTACGCACCTTAGTGACAGACGTTCTCACCCACCTACGAGACCACCTTCCGCGACATTAAATTACATAAGGAgttaattttttcctttccctATTTAACTTtactttttatcctttaatttaatttaaattacattgggacaatgtaaaataagtaggGGGAGGGGAACATAAATCGATTCTAACGGCTCTACTTTGCTTATTCGTTGTCGttatttttgcatgtttctCATAGAAggtaaataattttcttgataaATTAGGATGGTACACTTGTGGTTTGACCTATTTAGCTATTTAGTTCTTTTCGTATAAAATCTTCAATAGCCTTGATTTAgctgaaaaaaaagaaaaaacgaaaaaaagaaaaaaaagaaagaaaagagaataaataataatactccTTTGATGCGAATGTTAAGAGTAAAAGTTAGGGGAATACATCGGACCGAGTAACCAGAATGTGGTGCTTGGGTTATCATCATGTCTCGCGTAAAAAGGTTCGTGTGGCCGTCCAATTTCTTTGCACTCACTCCGCTAACAAGCTATCACGAGTAGGGCGAAATAACTCACTTAGAGACATCCGAATCAAATAACTGGAACATGGTACTTAGGTTGTTATCATGTCTCGcgtcaaaaaatttgaaaatatcctaagtacaaaaataataaaatgagggGTAGGTTCTTATTTCTTAGGCTAGGTTATTTGAGATGATAATATGtaatgactaaattgttgaattgtgcaAACCATGGAGGGTCAAGTCCTATTATGGAggaaatttttccttttacaaatacatacaaaatgctCGAGAACTAGCATGAACTAAGTGGGAagatttgattaaatgctaaaaatacatattttatgtaatttaattggtcaatttatgagaatgcaccactgattttctccattttatattaaattttatacagGGGTGCAATTTAGggtcaaaagagaaaaaaagagaagcaattgggctagattgaagaaaaaagcaaagaaggcagaccaaaataaaatttttccaagatgtaattagctgaaattttattttgacttagTGGAAAATTATGTAGAGATTTTTGATATCATCggaatatttttccttaattttctatGACTAGTGGCCTTTAATTAGGCAAATTTGATAaaggccactagtataaataggggcTACTATGTTCATTCATTCATCAAGTTTTTCATCAAGCTCTCATCTTTTaaattcaatcttttctttcctttttgcaaATTTATTTGCCGACATTGATTCCttatattttccatttattaGTTTCCAACTTTGAAAATACTGCACCCAAACATTGCGCCACCCACATCTATCCacttatatttctttttcatttatccACCCCTCTCCAAATATGCCCAACTCCAACATGCTCCAAACCTTAGTCAACTAAATCTATTTCAGCTTTAGGTCGGTGTTAGCTTCGTCAAGACCCATGAGTTACGAATCCGagcaattcaatttttaattttcagtatttattacttctagccggattaagagtatgacttcatcaactcacaaagttAAAttaacactaagtcaaaaaagacgtcgtttgagttagtgtggttagacgtacagtttgAATTCCAAAAAGATCGATTGTCTAATCAATTTTTCGTGAACACGTTGGCGTGCTAAGTGGGTATTGTTGTTTGGTTctgtcaagggaagtagtaaccagATTTAAATGCCCCACGCAGTTGAGAACATTGGTTCGAGCTaagctcttctagaacgcaaagctgctgGAGTTCTAAACCACGAACGTTCcgttggttgttcgatcggtaatgTTTAGTTAtaggacgttccataactaatttacacaatgaggagttggtgtccgaggcatACTTGGTAACTATAAATAACTTAtttgaaaagaggagttcatctaatttcgaagATCAGTTCAAAGATGAGGAAAAACCCGTGTCTGAAGCTGAGCTAAGTTTAATTAATCtttcttcagatttatttaactgttttttttttcagcttttactttttacacttttttctgtttatttcaggttttcaatttttatcctTCCTcaaatttcttgggcacgacaactgcccaAACACGAATCTGGTCGAGAAAGAGCAACAATTTTACGTGACCCCAGTCTCTGAAGAATCGgtcctactccctatactgctcaAGTTTGCAAATTAAGTGTAGGATTATATTGGTGAAATCGGCAACCATCACAAGGTTAGAGAATATACCTTCTTATACCTGAAAGAGCATTTGGGCTACCAAAGGTATTCTCCATGACAGGATATGCTAGAGAGTTGGAACTGGAACAAAATTCCAATTGCTTGGGTGCCTGGTAGTGGGGATCACAAAATTCAAAGTAGTGGAAATATTTTAGATGCAATGATGGTGGTTGATCTTATAGATAAGGATTCAAGACAATAGAAAGGAGAGTTTATCAAAAATACCTTCTGTGTGACTGATGTTGAGAGAGTTTTAAAAATCCTGTTGGCAAGGATTCCTCATGAGGATTATCTGGTGTGGAAAGGTGAGGCCTCAGGTGTGTATTTTGTTCGTAGTGCTTACAAAAAGCTATTACAATTATCGGGGGATCCTAACTAGTTACAAAACCAGACAAAATACATGCATTACATGCCctctaaattgaaaattacagTCTGGAAATGTTGTAGAAACTTTATCCCTACTCCATGTAATCAACAATACAGGAGACTAACAAATGTGGTTGTTTGTCCAAAATGCGCAGTAAGAGTGGAGACCTGTGAACATGTGTTTAGGGAGTGTCTTGTAACAAGGGATACATGGAGACAATTAAATTGTGCTAGGCCAGAATTAGTGGAAGAGGCGAGTTTTATAGATTGGATTACCTGGTTTTTCGAAAACAATTATACTAGTCAGAGTCAAATCTTTGCATGTGCAATTTGGGTATTGTGGACAGAAAGGAACAAGTGGATACATGAAAGGCAAAAGAAATCTGGGTTAGAAATTGCTAATTTTGTCAGAAGCTACATTATAGAACTGGATGGGTTGGAAAAAGTCTCACCTGCTAATCTGCTGGGGAATGAGAGTTGGAAGCCACCGAAAAGTCCATTTGCTAGAATCAACTTTGATATAGCGTACAACAAGAAGGATAATAGGTCTTGTTCAGGGCTTATGGTTAGGGATTCGAATGTAATGGTTTTGGTAGCAAGAACTGTTCTCAATGATAATGTACCTTCTGTTTTGCAGCGGAGGCTCTTGCCTGTGTTCAGGGACTCCAACTGGGAGTGGATTTGGGAGTTATGGCTGTGGAGATAGAAGGAGAGGCAAAATCtgtgataataaaaaaaaaacatagaggATGACTGATGATAAGTCAGATATCCATGCCTACATCAAAGACTGTCAGTGGTTGAGTAAGGGTTTTCAGACTTGTAAATTCATATTTGGGCACCGATCTAAAAATGGTGTTGCTCATCTACTTGCTACAGAAGGTCTGAGACGAGGGGAATAATGGAATCTGAGAAGGAAGGTACCTGGTTTTGCAGAAACGACAGTGGAAAAAGATCGACAGAAGAGCCTATCTATTTGAAATATGGTGGGTTGTCATGCAATTCGGAGAAATGAGGAGCCTTGAGAGGAATGGTGGGTAGCTGAGAATTCGTTTGGTACATTgtaaaaataagtaattatgAAAGTTTCGTGCCTAATTAATTGTTGCTGATTCTGAAAAGATGCTTCTAGAGCAACTCCTGGTTTTAGCTGGGTTGGGTCAGTGTTCACGGTCCATTTATTTTGTCATTGACTTTTTAGCTTGTATTGGgttgtggttttttttttctttttaataataaatcccAATTGtttaatctaaaaaaaacatattattaatatattttaaaaatacttttaataacatgtcatcattttatttattaattatgtaCAAAATTATTCTctatcaatatatcaaatataattttttaaccaaatatcatgttttcttttagttgtaaaatatttttgttttataaaattgttttttccTCAAatcatttttcagattttatattgatggtaaaataatttgtattttaaaagtaaaaattataatattaaattagaaatcaaaattaaatacatcataatatttttaatttatacaaaataaaaaataattgaaaattgcCTCGTACCGATATAGTACATTGAGTTATGGCAAATTGATTTtccaattaattttgaaatattaaactaaacaattaatttttttatccattaattttttatatttatttttatatataaattacataataaatataataagtatTGTATGATTAAAAAAGTTGATTTAAAtccattatattaaaaaaaagagttagatttaaatagatttattcaagaatCGGTTTACCAGTCCAAACTCGAAAGCCtatcaaaatttgaaagggtgagaaaaaatatcataatcaaAAAATGAGCTTGAGCAAAAATATTAatagcacgtttggttcgctgtaatggaatagaggcgtaatagcaataaattgtttggttgaatgtaatggaatagaggcgtaatagtattcttgtgtttggttgaatggaatggaggagtaatagcataagggaaaaaaaactaaaatgactagaatacccttagcagaaatttgtttaggtaaataattattgttattgttattaaattttaataagattattaatatcaataataaataatttaatcatattttaacataattattattaaatatattttaattaaaatatataatttaataaaattcttaataatcaatattcttatattattttactcaaatcataatatatgatactataaaatataatttaacataattattattaaatatattttaattaaaatatatgatttaataaaattcttaataatcaatattcttatatgaatttactaaaattataatatatgatagtataaaatataatttgaaataattattattaaatatattttaattaaaatatatgatttaataaaattcttagtattaaatattcttatatgaatttactaaaattataatatatataatagtataaaatataatttaacataattattattaaatataatttaataaaaatatataatttaataaaattcttaatattaaatattcttatatgaatttactaaaatcataatatataatagtataaaatataatttaaaataattattattaaatataatttaataaaatgtatatttttctgattttaataattttagactttgaaaattttttatatatatttcgattttaataatttttagactttgaaaaaatttcttgtatttttatttttcacctaCTTTCGAATAGAAGAAACCACATGGAACaactaaacaaatttttaaaagaatttattccctcttttttatgtatatttgttCTTGGTGGCCAAATTCTATTCCAACTGTTCACATATTTTTTCATGCCTCACTTAGTTCCTTTGTACAATAGCAATACATAGGACAGATGCATTTAGAAGCAAAATTTATACTAAAAGTAGAATTTGGATGCTATAGAATAGATGTCAAAAGATTTACAATTGTAGGTTTTTCACTTCACTTGAATCTGAAAACACTTGCAAGCAATCAGGATTTTGAACTTTGCAGAAAACCTCACCAATCTCACAAATAATTTACAAAGTAATGGAACTGGcataaaacacacacacacacacacacacatcttGACAAGAAACCAAAACATTTTTGAGATATTTACAAGGGGACTGTAGTAGTAATTCATTGGTTACATGTTGTCGTCCGTATTTGCGGTCCGGAACGGCCAACAAATCGAGCAAATCCTGAACCAAAAACCTTTCTCCTTCTTTGGTGGTGCTGCCTTGGTATCCCTCTTGGCAATGAGATCGACCATGAACTCAAAGAATGACCTAATGTAGAAAGAAGTTGAATGAGTTAGTAGCTCATAAGAAATCAAACAGGAAAGGTCCCAGCAAGTTAAATTTGTAGCTAGATTAGCATTATCTGAGCACCCAATTTGATTACTTCTCTTGGTGGAACTTCCAGGGGAGTCTTATCAGTTCGGAAAACTCTCAATTTCGACAATAATCTGAAAGACTCGGGTAAAACTCTGATCTGGTTGTCACTTATGTCCAACTCTTCAAGCATCTCAAAATAATTGGTCTTGGTAAGGCTCTTAAATCTGCAAAGTTTTTCCCCACATTCAATTGATCTCAAGGTTTCCCCACATCTCAAGGTTCAAGACTCCCTCTTACTTCACAATGTacctattaaaaattatacaatcaTACAGTACATACACACACAGACATGCGTGCAACCCAGATATTATTAATCAACCCAGTCAAAGACAGACTACCTCCTCATCTTCCATAAAGATTGATGATGATGGATCACTTTTGGACATTTTCTCCTGTCCTTGCTGGAGACCAAGAAGCATATCTGCACATCATGAAAACCAAGAGCAACTAAgataaatggaaaaagaaaatgagcaaAAGAACCAAAATAGATATTGAAGTAGGACAATACGATGAGACAAAATAATTGGTTTGTTTTTCCTCTTAATGTCATCACAGTACTCTCTTGCAAGCACATTAACCTTCCTTTGATCCATGCCTAACTGGCAAATGTCCGCCTATCCACATAAAGTAATTACAGTAGCTTTAGATAAATAAAAGTTTGAATTAACATTATAACCTATAAGAAAACATAGAATGTACACAAGCAAGGGTACAGCTTGTAAAAAATAGTCCAGAATAAACTGCAGAAAAATGGAAGGAGATCAATAACAACAATGCTGGAGATCCTTAACAGTTGTTCTCTACTTAAACtgtcatgtaacacccctaacccgtctccgtcgccgaattagggttacgaggcattaccgaacaaacacaaccatttctttcttttcttttttttcaaccaaactgatcacatcatgaaaatttaattactttcgcatagctattataatttacaatcaaaatgtaattaacatcgtactcaaacctatacatgccataagattaagttcaaatatttaacaaaataccaaaagaagtcgatagtgtgatggactatgctga
The sequence above is a segment of the Gossypium raimondii isolate GPD5lz chromosome 4, ASM2569854v1, whole genome shotgun sequence genome. Coding sequences within it:
- the LOC105779556 gene encoding uncharacterized protein LOC105779556 — its product is MFFFYYHRFCLSFYLHSHNSQIHSQLESLNTGKSLRCKTEGTLSLRTVLATKTITFESLTISPEQDLLSFLLYAISKLILANGLFGGFQLSFPSRLADLTLTSIIVFEKPDNPHEESLPTGFLKLSQHQSHRRHPSNWNFVPVPTL